Proteins from one Xenopus tropicalis strain Nigerian chromosome 1, UCB_Xtro_10.0, whole genome shotgun sequence genomic window:
- the opn3 gene encoding opsin-3, with translation MFTEDTYHFLALIVATVGFLGLVNNLLVLILYCKFKRLQTPTNLLFFNTSLCHFVFSLLAITFTFMSCVRGSWAFSVEMCVFHGFSKNLLGIVSFGTLTVVAYERYARVVYGKYVNSSWSKRSITFVWVYSLAWTGFPLIGWNLYTFETHKLDCSFEWTATDPKDTAFVLLFFLACITLPLSIMAYCYGYILYEIQKLRSVKNIQNFQEITILDYEIKMAKMCLLMMLTFLIGWMPYTILSLLVTSGYSKFITPTITVMPSLLAIASAAYNPVIHIFTIKKFRQCLVQLLFHNFWRLLKNLNGRLAMKKVKPVLGKGRSHNRPEKKVFSSSDFFTRTTSDTGTHGITESTKGKRTNVRLIQVHPLYP, from the exons ATGTTTACAGAGGACACCTACCATTTTCTGGCACTAATAGTTGCCACGGTTGGATTTCTTGGACTCGTTAATAATTTGCTTGTGTTGATACTTTACTGCAAATTCAAACGACTACAAACACCGACAAATCTGCTTTTTTTTAATACCAGCCTCTGCCATTTTGTGTTTTCTCTTTTGGCAATTACATTCACATTTATGTCCTGTGTGAGAGGAAGCTGGGCTTTTAGTGTTGAAATGTGTGTTTTTCATGGATTCAGTAAAAATCTGCTGG GAATTGTCTCATTTGGCACACTGACAGTTGTAGCGTATGAGCGATATGCTCGAGTTGTGTATGGCAAATATGTTAATTCTTCCTGGTCCAAGAGATCAATCACCTTTGTCTGGGTTTATTCATTAGCCTGGACTGGATTCCCGTTGATTGGATGGAATCTTTACACATTTGAAACCCACAAATTAGATTGTTCCTTTGAATGGACCGCAACTGATCCCAAAGATACAGCTTTTGTGCTACTGTTCTTCCTTGCCTGTATAACTCTGCCTTTAAGTATAATGGCGTATTGTTACggctatattttatatgaaatccAAAAG CTTCGCAGTGTAAAAAACATTCAGAACTTCCAAGAAATCACAATTTTGGATTACGAAATTAAGATGGCCAAAATGTGTTTGCTAATGATGCTGACATTTCTTATTGGCTGGATGCCTTATACTATACTTTCTCTTCTTGTGACAAGTGGCTACAGCAAGTTCATCACACCAACAATTACCGTCATGCCTTCTTTACTTGCCATAGCAAGTGCTGCTTACAATCCAGTCATCCACATATTTACAATTAAAAAG TTCCGGCAATGCCTGGTGCAACTGTTATTCCATAATTTCTGGAGATTGTTAAAAAACCTGAATGGCAGACTTGCTATGAAGAAAGTAAAGCCAGTTCTGGGAAAGGGGAGATCTCACAACAGACCAGAGAAGAAGGTTTTCAGTTCATCTGATTTTTTCACTAGAACTACCAGTGATACAGGAACACATGGGATAACAGAAAGCACAAAAGGCAAGCGCACTAATGTCAGGCTGATACAAGTGCATCCCCTATATCCCTAG